From Drosophila yakuba strain Tai18E2 chromosome 2L, Prin_Dyak_Tai18E2_2.1, whole genome shotgun sequence, one genomic window encodes:
- the LOC6528253 gene encoding alcohol dehydrogenase encodes MAFTLTNKNVVFVAGLGGIGLDTSKELVKRDLKNLVILDRIENPAAIAELKAINPKVTVTFYPYDVTVPIAETTKLLKTIFAQLKTIDVLINGAGILDDHQIERTIAVNYTGLVNTTTAILDFWDKRKGGPGGIICNIGSVTGFNAIYQVPVYSGTKAAVVNFTSSLAKLAPITGVTAYTVNPGITRTTLVHKFNSWLDVEPQVAEKLLAHPTQPSLACAQNFVKAIELNQNGAIWKLDLGTLEAIQWSKHWDSGI; translated from the exons ATGGCGTTTACCTTGACCAACAAGAACGTGGTTTTCGTGGCCGGTCTGGGAGGCATTGGTCTGGACACCAGCAAGGAGCTGGTCAAGCGGGACCTGAAG AACCTGGTGATCCTCGACCGCATTGAGAACCCGGCTGCCATCGCCGAGCTGAAGGCAATCAATCCAAAGGTGACCGTCACCTTCTACCCCTATGATGTGACCGTGCCCATTGCCGAGACCACCAAGCTGCTGAAGACCATCTTCGCCCAGCTGAAGACCATCGATGTCCTGATCAACGGAGCTGGCATCCTGGACGATCACCAGATCGAGCGCACCATCGCCGTCAACTACACCGGCCTGGTGAACACCACGACGGCCATCCTGGACTTCTGGGACAAGCGCAAGGGTGGACCCGGTGGTATCATCTGCAACATTGGATCCGTGACTGGATTCAACGCCATCTACCAGGTGCCCGTTTACTCCGGCACCAAGGCTGCCGTGGTCAACTTCACCAGCTCCCTGGCG AAACTGGCCCCCATCACCGGCGTGACCGCTTACACCGTGAACCCCGGCATCACCCGCACCACCCTGGTGCACAAGTTCAACTCCTGGCTGGATGTTGAGCCCCAGGTGGCCGAGAAGCTCCTGGCTCACCCCACCCAGCCCTCGTTGGCCTGCGCCCAGAACTTTGTGAAGGCCATCGAGCTGAACCAGAACGGTGCCATCTGGAAACTGGACTTGGGCACCCTGGAGGCCATCCAGTGGTCCAAGCACTGGGACTCCGGCATCTAA
- the LOC6528254 gene encoding alcohol dehydrogenase-related 31 kDa protein, which produces MFDLTGKHVCYVADCGGIALETSKVLMTKNIAKLAILQSTENPQAIAQLQSIKPSTQIFFWTYDVTMAREEMKKYFDEVMVQMDYIDVLINGATLCDENNIDATINTNLTGMMNTVATVLPYMDRQMGGSGGLIVNVTSVIGLDPSPVFCAYSASKFGVIGFTRSLADPLYYSQNGVAVMAVCCGPTRVFVDRELKAFLEYGQSFADRLRRAPCQSTSVCGQNIVNAIERSENGQIWIADKGGLELIKLHWYWHMADQFLHYMQSNDEEEQE; this is translated from the exons ATGTTCGATTTGACGGGCAAGCATGTCTGCTATGTGGCGGATTGCGGAGGAATCGCACTGGAGACCAGCAAGGTTCTCATGACCAAGAACATAGCG AAACTGGCCATTTTACAGAGTACAGAAAATCCTCAAGCCATCGCTCAGCTGCAGTCGATAAAGCCGAGTACCCAGATATTTTTCTGGACCTACGATGTGACCATGGCAAGGGAGGAAATGAAGAAGTACTTCGATGAAGTGATGGTCCAAATGGACTACATCGATGTCCTGATCAATGGGGCCACGTTGTGCGATGAAAATAACATCGACGCCACCATCAACACAAATCTAACTGGAATGATGAACACTGTGGCCACGGTGCTACCCTATATGGACAGGCAAATGGGAGGATCTGGTGGGCTAATTGTGAATGTTACCTCGGTCATTGGGTTGGACCCTTCGCCGGTTTTCTGCGCCTACAGTGCATCCAAGTTCGGTGTGATTGGATTTACCAGAAGCCTAGCG GATCCCCTTTACTATTCCCAAAACGGAGTCGCTGTCATGGCGGTTTGTTGTGGTCCTACAAGGGTCTTTGTGGACCGGGAACTAAAAGCCTTTTTGGAATACGGACAATCCTTTGCCGACCGCCTGCGACGTGCTCCCTGCCAATCGACATCTGTTTGTGGTCAGAACATTGTCAACGCCATCGAGAGATCTGAGAATGGTCAGATTTGGATTGCGGATAAGGGTGGACTGGAGCTGATCAAATTGCACTGGTATTGGCACATGGCCGACCAGTTCTTGCACTATATGCAGAGCAATGATGAGGAGGAACAAGAGTAA